A genomic segment from Brevundimonas mediterranea encodes:
- a CDS encoding DUF4893 domain-containing protein has product MRRTPLVFALAATAALAACGENSPNSAAEISPAVSEPAAGVPARAAPPARATPEQQAATPTGGVQGGTDNWRSVATPRDASLLGRLDQAWRMSRAEAETAGFARQVEALGPLVDPNAAQAGQLQPAPGDYRCRTIRLGRHAEGQGAAFVEQPWAACSVEMTPGGDLILAKTAGPQRMRGLLYPDTDRRLVYVGAQAVGEAQKTVPAAYGQDTARDQVGVLERIGQNRWRLVLPWPRQDAKLELVEITR; this is encoded by the coding sequence ATGCGCCGCACTCCGCTCGTCTTCGCCCTCGCCGCCACCGCCGCCCTTGCAGCCTGTGGTGAAAACAGCCCGAACAGCGCGGCTGAGATTTCCCCCGCCGTGTCCGAACCCGCCGCCGGCGTGCCGGCCCGCGCCGCGCCGCCCGCCCGGGCGACGCCCGAACAGCAGGCGGCGACCCCGACCGGCGGGGTCCAGGGCGGGACCGACAACTGGCGCAGCGTCGCCACGCCCAGGGACGCCAGCCTGCTGGGGCGGCTCGATCAGGCCTGGCGCATGAGCCGCGCCGAGGCGGAAACGGCCGGCTTCGCCCGTCAGGTCGAGGCCCTGGGGCCTCTGGTCGATCCCAACGCCGCCCAAGCGGGCCAGCTTCAGCCCGCGCCCGGCGACTACCGCTGCCGCACGATCAGGCTGGGACGCCACGCCGAGGGCCAGGGCGCCGCCTTTGTCGAACAGCCCTGGGCCGCCTGTTCGGTGGAGATGACCCCTGGTGGCGATCTGATCCTGGCCAAGACCGCCGGGCCGCAGCGGATGCGCGGCCTGCTTTATCCGGATACGGATCGTCGCCTGGTCTATGTCGGAGCCCAGGCAGTGGGCGAGGCGCAGAAGACCGTGCCCGCCGCCTATGGCCAAGACACCGCACGCGACCAGGTCGGGGTGCTGGAACGGATCGGCCAGAACCGCTGGCGGCTGGTCCTGCCCTGGCCCAGGCAGGACGCCAAGCTGGAGCTGGTCGAGATCACGCGCTGA
- a CDS encoding DUF4893 domain-containing protein translates to MRQFVQSRPTVRTLVRGLALTAVVAVAACASTPPPPPPPPPPGGSGAVLMDWRGVITAADRDRYQRRDAAWTLALQQAGRQRGSGDLNSLGDLIDPRAGRADVAPPPGNYRCRTVKLGSQGGEDGLGYVIYGWFACRIEQTSRGLKFTKLTGSQRPSGLLFPENDRHMLLLGSMALAQEPAANSYGRNPDRDMVAVLERIGEARWRLVLPWPQYESNLDLIELVPASGG, encoded by the coding sequence ATGCGTCAGTTCGTTCAGTCTCGCCCGACCGTCCGCACCCTCGTCCGGGGTCTCGCCCTGACCGCCGTGGTCGCCGTCGCGGCCTGCGCCTCGACCCCGCCGCCTCCACCGCCCCCGCCGCCGCCCGGCGGCTCCGGCGCGGTGCTGATGGACTGGCGCGGCGTCATCACCGCGGCGGACCGCGACCGGTATCAGCGTCGCGACGCCGCCTGGACCCTGGCCCTGCAACAGGCGGGTCGCCAGCGTGGATCCGGCGATCTGAACAGTCTGGGCGATCTGATCGACCCCAGGGCCGGCCGCGCCGACGTGGCGCCGCCGCCCGGAAACTACCGCTGCCGCACCGTCAAACTGGGCTCCCAGGGCGGCGAGGATGGTCTGGGCTATGTGATCTACGGCTGGTTCGCCTGCCGGATCGAACAGACCTCGCGCGGCCTGAAGTTCACCAAATTGACAGGGTCGCAGCGTCCGTCGGGCCTGTTGTTCCCCGAGAACGACCGCCACATGCTGCTGCTCGGCTCCATGGCCCTGGCCCAGGAGCCGGCCGCCAACTCCTACGGCCGCAATCCCGACCGCGACATGGTCGCCGTGCTGGAACGGATCGGCGAGGCGCGCTGGCGGCTGGTCCTGCCCTGGCCGCAGTATGAGTCCAATCTGGATCTGATCGAACTGGTCCCCGCCAGCGGCGGCTGA